The Lycium barbarum isolate Lr01 chromosome 12, ASM1917538v2, whole genome shotgun sequence genome includes a region encoding these proteins:
- the LOC132624598 gene encoding GTP-binding protein YPTM2-like gives MQRYREGKYSKERGRDIPDRIGERQQQAQFSYSNLSITNELESKQLQDFKLLLIGDSGVGKSCLLLRFADDSYLESYISTIGVDFKISTVEQDGKTIKLQICDTAGQERFRTIIRSYYRGAHGIIVVYDVTDQESFNKVKQWLSEIERYARNNVNKLLIGNKCDLTAQKVFSTETAQAFADEIGIPFMETSAKSVTNVEQTFMIMAASIKNRMASQPASNERTKLCCLDDDSDVELW, from the coding sequence ATGCAGAGATACAGAGAAGGTAAATATAGCAAAGAGAGAGGAAGGGACATACCAGATCGAATAGGAGAAAGGCAACAACAAGCTCAGTTTTCATACAGCAATCTTAGCATCACAAACGAGCTGGAATCGAAACAACTTCAGGATTTTAAGCTTTTGCTTATTGGAGATTCGGGTGTTGGCAAATCGTGTCTCCTTCTGAGATTTGCTGATGATTCATATCTTGAGAGTTACATTAGTACCATTGGTGTGGACTTTAAAATCAGCACAGTTGAACAGGATGGGAAAACCATTAAACTTCAAATTTGTGATACTGCTGGTCAAGAACGTTTTAGGACAATTATCAGAAGTTACTACCGCGGTGCACACGGAATAATTGTGGTTTATGATGTAACCGACCAAGAGAGCTTCAACAAAGTCAAGCAATGGTTGAGTGAAATAGAACGATATGCAAGGAATAATGTGAATAAACTTCTTATTGGAAATAAGTGTGATCTCACAGCACAAAAGGTATTTTCCACAGAGACAGCTCAGGCTTTTGCTGATGAGATTGGCATACCTTTCATGGAAACAAGTGCAAAAAGTGTCACTAATGTAGAACAGACTTTCATGATTATGGCTGCTTCAATCAAGAACAGAATGGCAAGCCAACCGGCATCAAATGAAAGGACGAAGCTCTGTTGCCTTGATGATGATTCTGATGTGGAGCTGTGGTGA